Proteins from one Acidimicrobiales bacterium genomic window:
- a CDS encoding transposase, with protein sequence MPHSYAPQFRAMVVDQVLAGRRVAEVAAAVDVGEATVYRWVRPERIDRGELVGTSTADNTQLQAARRRIAELESELAIVRRASALFDEGRVVRPKAVFGIVSTLATEGHGTKRVCRLLHVVPSGFFRWRSQPPSDRAIRRAWLADVIVEIHERRDEPADDAAPEPSWPTTTPRWSTRSSSGRSWPSGASAACRPAARADRTLSTG encoded by the coding sequence GTGCCCCATTCGTATGCGCCGCAGTTCCGGGCGATGGTCGTAGACCAGGTTCTCGCCGGCAGACGGGTGGCGGAGGTCGCCGCCGCCGTGGACGTCGGTGAGGCCACGGTCTACCGCTGGGTCCGACCGGAGCGGATCGACCGGGGTGAGCTCGTCGGAACCTCGACGGCCGACAACACGCAGCTGCAGGCGGCCCGCCGGCGCATCGCGGAGCTCGAGTCGGAGCTCGCCATCGTGAGAAGGGCGTCGGCGTTGTTCGACGAGGGTCGGGTGGTGCGCCCAAAAGCGGTGTTCGGGATCGTGTCCACGTTGGCGACTGAGGGCCACGGCACCAAGCGGGTATGCCGTCTCCTGCACGTGGTGCCGTCGGGCTTCTTCCGGTGGCGCTCGCAGCCGCCCTCTGATCGCGCCATCCGGCGAGCCTGGCTCGCCGACGTCATCGTCGAGATCCACGAGCGGCGCGACGAACCTGCGGATGACGCCGCACCCGAGCCGAGCTGGCCGACCACTACGCCCAGGTGGTCAACAAGAAGCTCATCCGGGCGCTCATGGCCGAGCGGGGCATCAGCGGCCTGCCGGCCCGCCGCAAGGGCAGATCGCACCTTGTCAACCGGGTGA
- a CDS encoding cupin domain-containing protein, translated as MPDPVRKLRSDQLQKAEGTPGLNRRVAFEAHGHWFGHVEAEPETMSGWHHHGDNVTIGYVLKGKISLEFGPSGEEQVEAKEGEYFQVPRRLVHREGNTSTETGEIILARFGEGPVVFPVEGPDPA; from the coding sequence ATGCCTGATCCTGTTCGGAAACTGCGTAGCGATCAGTTGCAGAAGGCGGAAGGCACGCCTGGATTGAACAGGCGCGTCGCATTCGAGGCGCACGGCCATTGGTTCGGCCACGTTGAAGCGGAGCCTGAAACGATGTCTGGGTGGCACCACCACGGCGACAACGTCACGATCGGCTACGTCCTCAAGGGGAAGATCAGCCTTGAGTTCGGGCCGAGCGGCGAGGAGCAGGTCGAGGCCAAGGAGGGTGAGTACTTTCAGGTACCCAGGAGACTGGTACATCGCGAGGGCAACACGTCGACCGAGACCGGGGAGATCATCCTGGCGCGTTTCGGCGAAGGGCCGGTGGTCTTTCCGGTTGAGGGTCCAGACCCCGCGTAA
- a CDS encoding fatty acid desaturase yields MPVGVIVGLVPGLLTSIVTEIYCHRCVAHRAFRVHPAVAATLDHFMQVYGGAHPQRWAGVHRLHHRYADTPLDPHSPLERHPLLILLGTPYLFAATTQRLHADSPSNGKGHVAARFLITGFWLFTIGLPQTLIALAVHVVVYFGLMGMVNTIGHRSGRKPHPDVPGYDSAWLALLLLGHGYHNSHHAHPAAARVGYLDPMWPIVRLLAGLRIITIPEQRAQSHPRACCFASVSSRSKAAGVHASASPKESPDPWSGTPRRPRHRARRPVTESHG; encoded by the coding sequence ATGCCGGTCGGTGTGATCGTCGGGCTCGTCCCTGGCCTCTTGACCAGCATCGTCACGGAGATCTACTGCCATCGTTGCGTTGCGCACCGAGCGTTTCGGGTGCACCCGGCAGTAGCGGCGACGCTCGATCACTTCATGCAGGTCTATGGGGGGGCTCATCCCCAACGGTGGGCCGGCGTCCACCGGCTGCACCATCGCTACGCCGACACGCCTCTCGATCCGCACTCGCCCCTCGAGCGCCACCCACTGCTGATCCTGCTGGGGACCCCATACCTCTTCGCCGCGACCACGCAGCGGCTGCATGCCGATTCCCCGAGCAACGGGAAGGGCCACGTCGCCGCCCGCTTCCTCATCACCGGCTTTTGGCTTTTCACGATCGGACTTCCGCAAACACTGATCGCGCTGGCAGTTCACGTCGTCGTCTACTTCGGGCTCATGGGCATGGTCAACACAATCGGCCACCGCTCAGGCCGGAAGCCCCATCCCGACGTTCCGGGGTACGACTCGGCGTGGCTGGCCCTCCTGCTGCTCGGCCACGGCTACCACAACTCCCACCACGCCCATCCGGCTGCCGCCCGCGTCGGGTACCTCGACCCGATGTGGCCGATCGTGCGCCTTCTCGCCGGGCTGAGAATCATCACGATCCCGGAGCAGCGGGCGCAGTCACATCCCCGGGCCTGTTGCTTTGCGTCGGTCTCCTCCCGCTCGAAGGCGGCCGGAGTCCACGCCTCGGCGAGCCCGAAGGAATCCCCGGATCCCTGGTCCGGGACG